The Seleniivibrio woodruffii genome window below encodes:
- a CDS encoding ABC transporter substrate-binding protein, translating to MPLVTREMTLSEIISAYPDTRAVFASNGLPLEQTNHLFLTALTVESFMSLRNINPEIFLKLLNDTAEASSEVKILYTDETPVVRTDFLGYVVCPFKHLYKEAFEKKLHGHYDRTGEKLVSFVPMGCGGPDPYEYIWDTENIDELPDAIASIGFGNFWRKEFRERFLDNGKFIAVERPPLHDVFKELEDPLKQYTIYSVSAYVILVDHKKLGDLPVPKTWLDIANPIYKDNVIISGSDDEINEVFLMHIYKDGGEEALKNLAPNIKATWHASQMAKAAGSSMADGAAIYVLAWFFADTCPNTDHISIIFPEDGAMISPMYMMVKADKAERMKPVTDFMTGAEMGAISAGSKFPPLCPEIPNILPEGTGLKWFGWDFVRENDMKVLAEELNARLAKYRRKCGSVNLLKPSPSKKGFKRMMVKG from the coding sequence ATGCCCCTTGTCACACGGGAAATGACCCTTTCCGAGATCATCTCCGCCTATCCGGACACCAGAGCCGTTTTCGCATCCAACGGACTGCCACTTGAGCAGACAAACCACCTGTTTCTGACCGCTCTCACTGTGGAATCATTTATGTCGCTTCGCAATATCAACCCCGAAATATTCCTGAAGCTGTTAAACGATACCGCAGAAGCCTCGTCCGAGGTAAAAATCCTTTATACGGACGAAACGCCCGTTGTCCGCACGGATTTTCTGGGCTACGTCGTCTGTCCGTTCAAACACCTTTACAAAGAAGCGTTCGAAAAGAAACTCCACGGACATTACGACAGAACAGGCGAAAAGCTCGTCAGTTTCGTGCCTATGGGCTGCGGAGGCCCCGACCCATACGAATATATCTGGGACACTGAGAACATTGACGAACTGCCTGACGCCATAGCCTCAATAGGCTTCGGCAACTTCTGGCGGAAAGAGTTCAGGGAGCGGTTTCTGGACAACGGAAAGTTCATTGCCGTTGAGCGTCCGCCTCTGCACGACGTTTTCAAAGAGCTTGAAGACCCGCTGAAACAATACACCATCTATTCGGTGTCAGCCTATGTCATCCTTGTCGACCATAAGAAGCTGGGCGATCTGCCCGTGCCGAAAACGTGGCTGGACATCGCAAACCCCATATACAAAGACAACGTGATAATCAGCGGAAGTGACGACGAGATAAACGAAGTTTTCCTGATGCACATATACAAAGACGGGGGCGAGGAGGCACTGAAAAACCTTGCGCCCAACATAAAGGCCACATGGCACGCATCGCAGATGGCAAAAGCCGCCGGAAGCAGCATGGCAGACGGAGCGGCGATATACGTTCTGGCGTGGTTCTTTGCCGACACATGCCCAAACACAGACCACATATCAATCATCTTTCCGGAGGACGGAGCCATGATCAGCCCCATGTATATGATGGTGAAAGCGGACAAGGCTGAGCGCATGAAACCCGTTACGGATTTTATGACCGGAGCCGAGATGGGAGCCATCTCCGCAGGTTCTAAATTCCCGCCGCTTTGCCCTGAAATACCGAACATCCTGCCGGAAGGCACAGGGCTGAAATGGTTCGGATGGGACTTTGTCCGTGAAAACGACATGAAGGTGCTTGCGGAAGAGCTGAACGCCAGACTGGCGAAATACCGCAGGAAATGCGGATCGGTGAACCTGCTGAAACCCAGCCCATCGAAAAAGGGATTTAAAAGGATGATGGTGAAGGGGTAA
- a CDS encoding PLD nuclease N-terminal domain-containing protein produces the protein MIGFGLVTLGFIVISLAAAVLFIWTIVDIIRSDFKDGATKIVWLIAVIAFNFLAIIIYLIFGRETKAKKPSGSNPAVDG, from the coding sequence ATGATAGGGTTCGGACTTGTTACTCTCGGCTTCATAGTTATCTCCCTTGCGGCGGCTGTTCTTTTCATCTGGACAATAGTGGACATCATCCGCTCGGACTTCAAAGATGGCGCAACCAAGATAGTATGGCTTATCGCAGTCATAGCGTTCAACTTTCTTGCGATAATCATCTACCTTATCTTCGGCAGAGAAACAAAAGCGAAAAAACCATCGGGTTCAAATCCGGCCGTTGACGGTTAA
- a CDS encoding ATP-binding cassette domain-containing protein: protein MTELMNTPFAVIAEEHPYAMDYFRSVGVTVTDTEMTPREVIDALNPEDLEDKGFSREQISSHFIEFLKQAAMLRSTAERSVHSVTILGGRDKSGEPENFELTLKPGDIVCIVGTTGSGKSRLLADIECFAQKDTPTERTVLVNGKILDGEDRFKLENKLVAQLSQNMNFVVDMSVGDFIAMHAASRMIPDIESTVTAVIACANELAGETFSPETALTQLSGGQSRALMIADTAMLSSSPIVLIDEIENAGVDRKKALELLVKEEKIVLMSTHDPILALMGNRRLAIHNGGVKRIIETDEEELKGLKVLQEVDAKLMRLRTMLRAGEKISLDMKKFFEI, encoded by the coding sequence ATGACAGAGCTTATGAACACACCCTTCGCAGTCATTGCGGAGGAACACCCCTATGCTATGGACTATTTCCGCTCGGTGGGGGTAACGGTGACGGATACAGAGATGACACCCAGAGAGGTTATAGACGCTCTGAACCCCGAAGACCTCGAAGACAAGGGGTTTTCCAGAGAACAGATATCGTCCCATTTCATAGAGTTTCTGAAACAGGCGGCAATGCTGAGAAGCACCGCCGAACGCTCCGTACACTCGGTCACTATTTTGGGCGGCCGTGACAAATCCGGCGAACCGGAAAACTTTGAGCTGACGCTGAAACCCGGCGACATAGTCTGCATAGTAGGCACCACAGGCTCAGGGAAAAGCCGTCTGCTGGCGGATATCGAATGTTTCGCACAGAAGGACACCCCGACGGAACGAACTGTGCTTGTTAACGGAAAGATTCTGGACGGTGAGGACAGGTTCAAGCTGGAGAATAAGCTGGTCGCCCAGCTCTCCCAGAACATGAACTTTGTTGTGGACATGAGCGTGGGCGATTTCATAGCAATGCACGCCGCAAGCAGGATGATACCTGATATCGAATCCACGGTAACGGCTGTCATAGCCTGTGCGAACGAGCTTGCGGGCGAGACCTTCTCTCCCGAAACCGCCCTGACACAACTTTCCGGCGGCCAGTCCCGTGCGCTGATGATAGCCGATACGGCAATGCTCAGCTCATCACCGATTGTTCTGATAGACGAAATAGAAAACGCAGGGGTGGACAGAAAAAAAGCCCTCGAACTGCTGGTCAAAGAAGAAAAAATAGTGCTGATGTCAACCCACGACCCCATTCTGGCTCTGATGGGCAACAGAAGGCTTGCGATACACAATGGCGGTGTAAAACGGATAATAGAAACGGACGAGGAGGAGCTGAAAGGGCTTAAGGTGCTTCAGGAGGTGGACGCAAAACTGATGCGGCTTCGCACAATGCTCAGGGCGGGTGAAAAAATCTCTTTGGACATGAAGAAATTTTTTGAAATATAA
- a CDS encoding response regulator has translation MGRYLSGKWLAVALLLLFVIDILFVVLSYFVTKEGLLREIGNEAKTAEKMFISSMDFSAGYMQQIATFIASDPKTQEYFYKGLMAAKANDAWSEQEYRQFLYDHLKDGWNQLQGRYGITQIHFFDSKGAKSFLRMHKPANHGDDLSAIRITVADANREKSPVAGFEVGRVEAGIRGVIPFYYSASDGTQIHIGSLEVCASFDTILKTLKDSLSVDLAVYLSTDKLQRTMWQAQYVKRVAESRPVNGFLLENSTSDVIQQELEENPENNFFLRSKTKITIDKGRVYYLASFPFYDYAGLKNSSAVPAGYTVIRKDITALYSKFTNNNNLVMTYAVIAYIVAAGVLWALWWFASRMFMDIINERTNELIAAKVEAELANRAKSEFLANMSHEIRTPMNGIIGITDIITKQDIPDRIKGQVEILKKSGRMLLGIVNNILDFSKIEAGKMEFVKEAVNVRESVETVVQMMAVSAQTKGIDIVADFEDGLPERIISDRMWFGQILVNLIGNSLKFTEQGSITLRVSTDSDSSLLLFRITDTGIGIPEEKASVLFKPFSQAGVSTGKYGGTGLGLSICKSVVCSLGGEIGFYNNEEGGCTFWFTQPIDPYAEKISVRKDLSDLTFQTLIESEALERWVIGCLGGCGARYGGRYLTDYPARDTSAFLVIADAGLFFHSDISRMHKSCHVSNMRYILLENGTETGLMFENIDYMRFSILTKPLTDDKLIAEAKEGGAVKAAREKRTASDGIFSGYRVLVAEDNEINRQVISIYLKIWGCEFEVAENGKQAVDMAAGGGFDLILMDCLMPVMDGYQATEVIRNIERAKRTHRMPIIAMTANSMQGDRDTCIAAGMDGYLSKPFNEDEAVEVISGWLKPLAAVIKETPARQRDDIPSFDVKTFRSLEDMLDGNRDLLKEFVVTYAETSDKYIKDMVKGVQEKDASLLLLSVHSLKSSSASMGCLRLSELCGDAQNMVKNSGGFTGSEMAKLIIEEYKLSSELLTAHYEKGGEA, from the coding sequence ATGGGCAGGTATCTTTCGGGAAAGTGGCTGGCTGTTGCGCTGCTTTTATTGTTTGTTATTGACATACTATTTGTTGTTCTAAGCTATTTTGTTACAAAAGAGGGTCTCCTGAGGGAGATAGGCAACGAAGCGAAGACAGCGGAGAAAATGTTTATCTCCAGCATGGATTTTTCCGCAGGCTACATGCAGCAGATTGCAACCTTCATTGCGTCCGACCCGAAGACACAGGAATATTTCTACAAAGGGCTCATGGCGGCAAAGGCAAATGACGCCTGGTCCGAGCAGGAATACAGACAGTTTCTGTACGATCATCTCAAAGACGGCTGGAACCAGCTTCAGGGCAGGTACGGCATAACCCAGATACACTTCTTCGATTCCAAAGGCGCAAAGTCCTTTCTGCGCATGCACAAACCCGCAAACCACGGCGACGACCTCAGCGCAATCAGGATAACCGTTGCGGATGCCAACAGAGAAAAATCCCCTGTGGCAGGGTTTGAGGTGGGGCGTGTGGAGGCGGGGATAAGAGGGGTCATACCCTTTTACTATTCCGCTTCGGACGGCACTCAGATACATATAGGATCCCTTGAGGTCTGCGCATCGTTCGACACCATTCTTAAAACACTCAAGGACTCCCTTTCGGTGGATCTGGCGGTATATCTTTCAACCGATAAACTGCAAAGGACCATGTGGCAGGCGCAGTATGTCAAAAGGGTTGCAGAGAGCAGGCCTGTAAACGGTTTTCTGCTTGAGAACTCAACTTCGGACGTTATCCAGCAGGAGCTTGAGGAAAACCCTGAGAACAATTTCTTTTTAAGAAGCAAGACCAAAATAACTATAGACAAGGGCAGAGTATATTATCTGGCGTCGTTTCCTTTCTACGACTATGCGGGGCTTAAGAACAGTTCCGCCGTTCCAGCAGGCTATACCGTCATCCGCAAGGACATAACGGCTCTCTATTCAAAATTCACCAATAACAACAATCTGGTAATGACCTACGCCGTCATAGCCTACATAGTGGCGGCGGGAGTTCTGTGGGCACTCTGGTGGTTCGCCTCCAGAATGTTCATGGATATCATAAACGAACGCACGAACGAGCTTATAGCCGCAAAGGTTGAGGCGGAGCTTGCAAACAGGGCAAAAAGCGAGTTTCTGGCAAATATGAGCCATGAGATACGCACGCCGATGAACGGAATAATAGGTATCACCGACATAATTACAAAGCAGGATATCCCCGACAGGATTAAAGGTCAGGTGGAGATCCTGAAAAAATCAGGCCGGATGCTTCTGGGGATAGTGAACAACATTCTGGACTTTTCCAAGATTGAAGCCGGAAAGATGGAGTTTGTTAAAGAGGCCGTGAACGTTCGGGAGAGTGTTGAAACTGTCGTTCAGATGATGGCTGTCAGCGCACAGACCAAAGGAATAGATATCGTTGCGGATTTTGAGGACGGACTGCCGGAGCGCATAATCTCCGACAGAATGTGGTTTGGCCAGATTCTGGTGAACCTGATAGGCAACTCCCTTAAATTCACCGAACAAGGCAGTATCACCCTGCGTGTCAGCACCGACAGCGACAGTTCGCTCCTTTTGTTCAGGATAACCGATACCGGAATAGGCATTCCCGAGGAGAAGGCATCCGTGCTTTTCAAGCCTTTTTCTCAGGCGGGGGTATCCACCGGAAAATACGGCGGAACCGGACTGGGGCTTTCAATCTGCAAATCGGTCGTCTGCTCGCTGGGCGGGGAGATAGGATTTTATAACAACGAAGAGGGCGGATGCACCTTCTGGTTCACCCAGCCCATAGACCCGTATGCGGAAAAAATATCCGTCAGAAAAGATCTTTCAGACCTTACCTTCCAGACGCTCATAGAATCGGAAGCTCTGGAACGCTGGGTGATAGGCTGTCTGGGCGGATGCGGAGCCAGATACGGCGGCAGATATCTGACCGACTATCCCGCAAGGGACACGTCCGCATTCCTTGTGATAGCCGATGCCGGGCTGTTCTTCCACTCCGACATCAGCAGGATGCACAAAAGCTGTCACGTCAGCAACATGCGCTACATCCTTCTGGAAAACGGCACAGAGACCGGACTGATGTTCGAGAACATAGACTATATGCGGTTCTCCATCCTCACCAAACCGCTCACAGATGACAAACTCATCGCTGAGGCGAAAGAGGGCGGGGCTGTCAAAGCGGCACGGGAGAAAAGGACTGCATCTGACGGCATATTCTCCGGCTACAGGGTGCTTGTGGCTGAGGACAACGAAATAAACAGACAGGTTATCTCCATCTATCTGAAAATATGGGGATGTGAGTTTGAGGTGGCCGAAAACGGCAAACAGGCTGTGGACATGGCTGCGGGGGGCGGTTTCGACCTTATCCTCATGGACTGCCTTATGCCTGTCATGGACGGATATCAGGCCACGGAGGTCATCCGCAACATTGAGCGTGCGAAAAGGACTCACCGTATGCCCATCATAGCAATGACTGCAAACTCAATGCAGGGCGACAGGGACACATGTATTGCGGCGGGAATGGACGGTTACCTCAGCAAGCCTTTCAACGAGGACGAGGCTGTGGAGGTCATTTCAGGCTGGCTGAAACCCTTGGCGGCGGTTATAAAAGAGACTCCTGCGCGGCAGAGGGACGACATCCCCTCGTTCGATGTTAAGACTTTCAGAAGTCTGGAGGACATGCTGGACGGAAACAGGGATCTGCTGAAAGAGTTCGTTGTAACCTATGCCGAGACCAGCGATAAGTATATAAAGGATATGGTGAAGGGTGTGCAGGAGAAGGACGCGTCACTGCTTCTGCTTTCGGTGCATTCGCTGAAGTCCAGCAGTGCCTCAATGGGCTGTCTGAGGCTTTCGGAGCTTTGCGGTGATGCCCAGAACATGGTCAAGAACTCCGGCGGTTTCACAGGCTCGGAGATGGCAAAGCTGATCATTGAGGAATATAAGCTTTCGTCGGAACTGCTTACGGCGCACTACGAAAAGGGCGGCGAAGCCTAG
- a CDS encoding TetR/AcrR family transcriptional regulator translates to MSLFCKKKQITEELMKQEIVNTVLSMINSDTSITMEEVAKRSGVAKGTLYNYFANKEELFHYVHETFLCPLRDEKSRIFSEDKDPMEVLCDFTDYTFRSYETVSRYFYFMQKYRTVEEDTKETRELVIKPLAATIRRGIEKGQIINVNPLILAETIWGTIIGTFRSIEHADAGRPDMESMKQDVIRLLKRLLIIDK, encoded by the coding sequence GTGAGCCTATTTTGCAAAAAGAAGCAGATAACAGAAGAACTGATGAAACAGGAGATAGTGAACACTGTCCTGTCCATGATAAATTCAGATACATCCATTACAATGGAAGAGGTGGCAAAACGCTCCGGAGTTGCCAAAGGCACTCTCTATAACTATTTTGCCAACAAAGAGGAGCTCTTCCATTATGTCCACGAGACCTTTCTCTGCCCGCTTCGGGATGAAAAGTCCAGAATCTTTTCCGAAGACAAAGACCCCATGGAGGTGCTCTGCGATTTCACAGACTACACCTTCAGATCATACGAAACGGTCAGTAGATATTTCTATTTCATGCAGAAATACAGAACCGTTGAGGAAGACACAAAAGAAACCCGTGAACTGGTTATAAAACCTCTCGCCGCCACCATCAGAAGGGGCATCGAGAAGGGACAGATAATAAACGTAAACCCCCTTATTCTCGCTGAGACCATCTGGGGAACGATAATAGGCACTTTCCGTTCCATCGAGCATGCGGATGCAGGCAGGCCGGACATGGAGAGTATGAAACAGGATGTTATCAGGCTGCTGAAAAGGCTGCTGATAATCGATAAATAA
- a CDS encoding sensor domain-containing protein, producing the protein MCVVGTAIDITENRQMRDALKLSEERHRLLADNSLDVIWTMDINGRMTYVSPSVQKLRGYSPEEVMQQPMEKLLTHDSLVIVQEGLKMAREAVEKGLPYPDFRADLEQPCKDGTTVWTETTVTGMYNEKNEFVGMLGVTRDITQRKHFESSIAEMKKYDSVTGLPRREFFTTRLENEIEAAKLVNGSGGLLVVGLDGFKNINETFGFSAGDLVLKKTAERLKEAREADVSRIGGDEFAVLLARVSCEANALERADNIRKMFEEPFYVEGYDLSLTVSIGISIFPEQGTNEIVLLKNAENALETAKRNGRNRCEIYIPDDFI; encoded by the coding sequence ATGTGCGTCGTCGGCACTGCCATCGACATCACAGAGAACAGGCAGATGCGGGATGCGCTGAAACTGAGCGAGGAACGGCACAGACTTCTGGCGGACAACAGCCTTGACGTTATCTGGACGATGGACATAAACGGGCGCATGACCTATGTCAGCCCGTCAGTTCAGAAACTCAGAGGCTACTCACCCGAAGAGGTGATGCAGCAGCCCATGGAAAAACTTCTGACACATGACTCGCTGGTGATAGTTCAGGAGGGGCTTAAAATGGCCAGAGAGGCCGTTGAAAAAGGGCTCCCGTATCCGGATTTCAGAGCTGATCTCGAACAGCCCTGCAAGGACGGAACCACTGTCTGGACAGAGACCACAGTCACCGGAATGTATAACGAAAAGAACGAATTTGTGGGGATGCTCGGGGTAACCCGTGACATAACCCAGCGCAAGCATTTCGAATCGAGCATTGCGGAAATGAAAAAATATGACTCCGTTACCGGACTGCCACGCAGAGAATTTTTCACGACCCGGCTTGAAAATGAGATAGAGGCGGCAAAACTGGTCAACGGCTCCGGCGGTCTGCTGGTTGTCGGCCTGGACGGATTTAAGAACATAAACGAGACATTCGGTTTCTCCGCAGGCGATCTTGTTCTCAAAAAGACGGCCGAAAGGCTGAAAGAAGCCAGAGAGGCCGATGTGAGCCGTATCGGCGGCGACGAGTTCGCTGTGCTTCTGGCAAGGGTTTCCTGCGAAGCAAATGCACTGGAAAGAGCAGATAACATAAGAAAAATGTTTGAAGAGCCGTTCTACGTTGAAGGGTATGACCTTTCGCTCACGGTGAGCATAGGCATATCCATATTCCCAGAGCAGGGCACGAACGAGATAGTGCTTCTGAAAAATGCCGAAAACGCACTTGAAACCGCCAAAAGAAACGGCAGAAACAGATGCGAAATATATATTCCCGATGATTTTATCTAG
- a CDS encoding GTP-binding protein gives MKLVTVAGPPSAGKTAVIIKTAVHLKKTFAKIGVVKFDCLSTSDHLHYAKAGISVVTGLSGNLCPDHYFVSNIDDCLQWAKKKGFDMLISESAGLCNRCSPHIKEIPAVCVIDCLAGAETPKKIGPMLRYADTVAVTKGDIVSQAEREVFSFRVRQANPKASVIFVNGITGQGAYDLSHAFTKAKDVETLEGAKLRFSVPAAICPYCVGEMTIGKDHQKGNVKKMIFKEEEAAV, from the coding sequence ATGAAACTGGTAACAGTGGCCGGCCCGCCGTCTGCGGGAAAAACGGCCGTAATAATAAAAACTGCGGTTCATCTTAAAAAAACTTTTGCAAAGATAGGGGTGGTGAAGTTCGACTGCCTCTCAACATCCGACCACCTGCATTATGCAAAGGCGGGTATCTCAGTTGTGACAGGGCTTTCGGGCAACCTCTGCCCCGACCACTATTTCGTCAGCAACATCGATGACTGCCTTCAGTGGGCAAAGAAAAAGGGGTTCGACATGCTCATCAGTGAGAGCGCAGGCCTCTGCAACAGGTGCAGCCCACACATAAAGGAGATACCTGCGGTATGCGTCATAGACTGTCTGGCGGGGGCTGAAACCCCGAAAAAGATAGGCCCCATGCTCCGCTATGCCGACACCGTTGCGGTCACCAAAGGGGACATCGTCTCTCAGGCCGAACGGGAGGTATTTTCGTTCAGGGTACGTCAGGCAAACCCGAAGGCTTCAGTTATATTCGTCAACGGCATCACCGGACAGGGCGCATATGACCTTTCCCATGCCTTCACAAAAGCCAAGGACGTGGAAACCCTTGAGGGTGCGAAACTGCGGTTCTCCGTTCCGGCGGCCATCTGCCCCTATTGCGTTGGCGAAATGACCATCGGAAAGGACCACCAGAAGGGCAACGTTAAAAAGATGATATTCAAAGAGGAAGAGGCCGCAGTATGA
- a CDS encoding ABC transporter substrate-binding protein, translating into MKKHIICLMLIFICFHLTAQAAEKQKITLQLKWTHAFQFAGYYAAKEKGFYDQAGLDVTIKEAQPESDVISEVLSGRAQFGTGTNSLLLARQADQPVTVLAVIFQHSPLVILALTDEKKVKTIHDLVGKRIMFEKQSEELIAYLQRERISPKDIRFIPHSFDIRDLTEGRVDAISAYVTNETFYLEKENIPYQVLDPRASGIDFYGDNLFTSEYMIKNNPEAVAAFRSASLKGWHYAMTHKDEVADIIFSRYSSKHPKDFYLHEALAMDDMLKPELVEIGYMNIGRWQHIVEIYQSLGMLKPDFSLDGFLYDEKPKEKTVWFRTVGFPAAAVLVLTISIYLIFIFRRMKWRIAREQEIIAKLNETEQLNKSLLENSTAAIYMLKGSKIIHGNSAIAEITGYQKDELLEMEEFEFIHPDFREIAKERTRKREHGEYVPDRYEMKIRKKNGETR; encoded by the coding sequence TTGAAAAAACATATAATCTGCCTGATGCTGATATTTATATGTTTCCACCTGACTGCGCAGGCCGCTGAAAAGCAGAAGATAACACTTCAGCTCAAGTGGACCCATGCGTTTCAGTTCGCAGGGTATTATGCGGCAAAAGAGAAGGGGTTCTACGACCAGGCAGGGCTTGATGTCACCATCAAGGAAGCACAGCCGGAATCCGATGTTATAAGCGAGGTTTTAAGCGGCAGGGCGCAGTTCGGAACGGGAACCAACAGCCTGCTTCTGGCAAGGCAGGCAGACCAGCCGGTAACTGTTCTTGCAGTTATTTTTCAGCACTCCCCCCTTGTAATACTTGCCCTCACCGATGAAAAAAAGGTCAAAACCATCCACGATCTCGTGGGAAAGCGGATCATGTTTGAAAAGCAGTCGGAAGAGCTTATTGCCTATCTCCAGAGAGAGCGCATCTCCCCCAAGGACATCCGTTTCATCCCTCACAGCTTCGACATCCGCGACCTCACAGAGGGGCGGGTTGATGCCATCTCCGCCTATGTTACCAACGAAACCTTCTATCTGGAAAAGGAGAACATACCCTATCAGGTTCTCGACCCCAGAGCATCCGGCATAGATTTTTACGGTGACAACCTGTTTACCTCCGAATACATGATAAAGAACAATCCGGAGGCGGTGGCCGCCTTCCGCAGTGCATCCCTGAAAGGCTGGCACTATGCCATGACCCATAAGGACGAAGTGGCGGATATAATTTTTTCCAGATATTCCTCAAAGCACCCCAAGGATTTCTATCTCCACGAGGCACTGGCAATGGATGACATGCTTAAGCCGGAGCTGGTTGAGATAGGCTATATGAATATCGGACGCTGGCAGCATATCGTCGAAATTTACCAGAGCCTCGGAATGCTGAAACCCGATTTCAGCCTCGACGGTTTCCTCTATGACGAAAAACCGAAGGAGAAGACGGTCTGGTTCAGAACGGTCGGTTTTCCTGCGGCGGCAGTTCTGGTTTTAACCATAAGCATATACCTGATATTCATTTTCCGCCGGATGAAATGGAGAATAGCCAGAGAACAGGAGATAATTGCAAAGCTGAATGAAACTGAGCAGCTGAACAAAAGTCTGCTGGAAAACTCCACAGCGGCAATATACATGCTCAAAGGATCGAAGATAATCCACGGAAACTCGGCCATAGCCGAAATAACCGGATATCAGAAGGACGAACTGCTTGAGATGGAGGAGTTCGAATTCATCCATCCTGATTTTCGTGAAATAGCTAAAGAGCGTACACGCAAAAGGGAGCACGGCGAATACGTCCCCGACAGATATGAGATGAAGATACGCAAGAAGAACGGCGAGACCAGATGA